A window of Aeromicrobium sp. A1-2 contains these coding sequences:
- a CDS encoding exodeoxyribonuclease III: MLRIATVNVNGIRAAYNKTRGQSSGLSEWLATRGADIVTLQEVRAPDAIVHEITAEAGYHVVHAEAAAKGRAGVAVLSRAEPTAVRSGNGDGYFDDSGRWIESDVPLADGSTLTVVSAYVHSGEVGTPRQDDKYRFLEQMATRLTEIRASGNHGVVTGDLNVGHTERDIKNWKGNRKKAGFLPEERAYFDRFFGDLGWVDVHRAVAGDVDGPYTWWSMRGQAFDTDTGWRIDYQIATPELAATATTATVDRAESWAERWSDHAPLVVDYAV, from the coding sequence GTGCTTCGAATCGCCACGGTCAACGTCAACGGAATCCGCGCCGCCTACAACAAGACCCGGGGCCAGTCCTCGGGTCTGAGCGAGTGGCTCGCGACGCGTGGCGCCGACATCGTGACCCTGCAGGAGGTCCGTGCACCGGACGCCATCGTGCACGAGATCACCGCCGAGGCCGGCTACCACGTCGTGCACGCCGAAGCGGCTGCCAAGGGCCGGGCGGGAGTGGCGGTGCTGAGCCGCGCCGAACCGACCGCCGTTCGCAGTGGCAACGGCGACGGCTACTTCGACGACTCCGGACGCTGGATCGAGTCCGACGTGCCGCTTGCCGATGGGTCGACGCTGACCGTCGTGTCTGCCTACGTCCACTCCGGCGAGGTGGGCACGCCGCGCCAGGACGACAAGTACCGCTTCCTGGAGCAGATGGCGACCCGGCTCACCGAAATCCGCGCGAGTGGCAATCACGGCGTCGTCACCGGCGACCTCAATGTCGGTCACACCGAGCGGGACATCAAGAACTGGAAGGGCAACCGCAAGAAGGCGGGCTTCCTGCCTGAGGAGCGCGCCTATTTCGACCGCTTCTTCGGCGACCTCGGCTGGGTCGATGTGCACCGCGCCGTCGCCGGTGACGTCGACGGACCCTACACCTGGTGGTCGATGCGAGGTCAGGCGTTCGACACCGACACCGGGTGGCGAATCGACTACCAGATCGCCACACCCGAGCTGGCCGCCACGGCCACAACGGCCACGGTGGATCGTGCCGAGAGCTGGGCGGAGCGCTGGTCCGACCACGCTCCCCTCGTCGTCGACTACGCCGTGTGA